In the Novosphingobium sp. 9 genome, one interval contains:
- the lpdA gene encoding dihydrolipoyl dehydrogenase produces the protein MADSYDVIVLGSGPGGYVAAIRSAQLGLKTAIVERELLGGICLNWGCIPTKALLRSSEVFHQMKHAKNYGLAADNIRADLDAIVKRSRGVAKQLNQGVTHLMKKNKITVHMGTGTLLGGGKIEVKGDKGAETISGKHIIVATGARARELPFAPVDGKRVWTYRHAMTPTEMPTKLLVMGSGAIGVEFASFYNDMGVEVTIVEMLDRIMPVEDKDVSSFMEKALTKQGMKILTEAAVQEVKAGAADVKVKIKAKDGKITEETYSHVISAVGIVPNTENVGLEKVGAKLDRGFIQIDDYGRTGVPGLWAIGDCTPGPWLAHKASHEGVTTAESIAKELGNKDVHPHGLDRNNIPGCTYCHPQVASVGMTEAKAKEAGYTVKAGTFPFIGNGKAIALGEPEGFVKTVFDAKTGELLGAHMVGAEVTEMIQGYVVGKTLETTELELMQTVFPHPTISEAMHESVLAAYGRALHI, from the coding sequence GTGGCTGATTCCTACGACGTCATCGTCCTCGGTTCGGGCCCCGGCGGCTATGTTGCGGCGATCCGTTCCGCACAGCTCGGCCTCAAGACCGCAATCGTCGAGCGCGAACTGCTCGGCGGCATCTGCCTCAACTGGGGCTGTATTCCGACCAAGGCGCTGCTGCGCTCCTCGGAAGTGTTCCACCAGATGAAGCACGCCAAGAACTACGGTCTGGCGGCGGACAACATCCGCGCCGACCTGGACGCCATCGTCAAGCGTTCGCGCGGCGTGGCCAAGCAGCTCAATCAGGGCGTCACGCACCTGATGAAGAAGAACAAGATCACCGTCCACATGGGCACCGGCACGCTTCTGGGCGGCGGCAAGATCGAAGTGAAGGGCGACAAGGGCGCCGAGACCATCTCGGGCAAGCACATCATCGTCGCCACCGGCGCGCGGGCGCGCGAACTGCCGTTCGCTCCCGTCGACGGCAAGCGCGTGTGGACCTATCGTCACGCGATGACCCCCACCGAAATGCCGACCAAGCTGCTGGTCATGGGCTCGGGCGCCATCGGCGTCGAGTTCGCCAGCTTCTACAACGACATGGGCGTCGAGGTCACGATCGTCGAGATGCTCGACCGGATCATGCCGGTGGAGGACAAGGACGTCTCCTCGTTCATGGAGAAGGCGCTCACCAAGCAGGGCATGAAGATCCTCACCGAAGCGGCGGTGCAGGAGGTCAAGGCCGGCGCGGCGGACGTGAAGGTCAAGATCAAGGCCAAGGACGGCAAGATCACCGAGGAAACCTACAGCCATGTGATCTCGGCGGTCGGCATCGTGCCGAACACCGAGAACGTCGGGCTGGAGAAGGTCGGCGCCAAGCTGGACCGCGGTTTCATCCAGATCGACGACTATGGCCGCACCGGCGTGCCGGGCCTGTGGGCCATCGGTGACTGCACCCCCGGACCCTGGCTTGCCCACAAGGCCAGCCACGAGGGTGTGACGACCGCCGAGTCGATTGCCAAGGAGCTGGGCAACAAGGACGTGCACCCGCACGGCCTTGACCGGAACAACATTCCGGGCTGCACCTATTGCCACCCGCAGGTGGCGTCGGTCGGCATGACCGAGGCCAAGGCCAAGGAAGCGGGCTACACCGTCAAGGCGGGTACGTTCCCGTTCATCGGCAACGGCAAGGCCATCGCGCTGGGCGAGCCGGAAGGCTTCGTGAAGACGGTGTTCGACGCCAAGACCGGCGAACTGCTGGGCGCACACATGGTCGGCGCGGAAGTGACCGAGATGATCCAGGGCTACGTCGTCGGCAAGACGCTGGAGACCACGGAACTCGAACTGATGCAGACGGTGTTCCCGCACCCGACCATTTCGGAAGCGATGCACGAATCGGTGCTCGCCGCCTACGGTCGCGCGCTTCACATCTGA
- a CDS encoding universal stress protein — protein MRVYLVIIDESDEALVALQYAARRAASTEGVLHLLALVPSQPFNAFAGVQATIEEEARARAETLVTAAAGNLLSQGGKMPVISVKMGEDVKVVRKYLEEHPEVSALVLGAASEGSPGPLVSHFTGSGMAHMTCPVFVVPGGLTPEQIESLS, from the coding sequence ATGCGCGTCTATCTGGTCATCATCGACGAATCCGACGAAGCGCTGGTCGCGCTGCAGTATGCCGCGCGCCGTGCCGCAAGCACCGAAGGCGTGCTGCATCTCCTCGCGCTCGTGCCGTCCCAGCCCTTCAATGCCTTCGCCGGTGTGCAGGCCACCATCGAGGAGGAGGCCCGCGCGCGCGCCGAAACGCTGGTGACGGCGGCAGCAGGCAACCTGCTCTCCCAGGGCGGCAAGATGCCGGTGATCTCGGTCAAGATGGGCGAGGACGTGAAAGTCGTGCGCAAGTACCTTGAGGAGCATCCCGAGGTGTCCGCGCTGGTGCTCGGCGCCGCCAGCGAAGGCTCGCCCGGCCCGCTGGTCTCGCACTTCACCGGCTCGGGCATGGCGCATATGACCTGCCCGGTGTTCGTGGTGCCCGGCGGCCTGACGCCCGAGCAGATCGAAAGCCTGAGTTAA
- the phaR gene encoding polyhydroxyalkanoate synthesis repressor PhaR — MTKADKSDDGTVIIKKYANRRLYNTRTSSYITLEHLAKMTREGIDYKVLDAKSGVDITHTILTQIIMEEEAHGEQMLPVNFLRELIAMYGNSMQSLIPHYLEASMENFRANQAKLSKAFGDSMGNNPLAKLAEQNMAMFKAAASAFMPGAEVPEAKPATAAEESPSDLSALRDQMAEIQKRLDALGK, encoded by the coding sequence ATGACCAAGGCGGACAAGAGCGACGACGGTACGGTCATCATCAAGAAGTACGCCAACAGGCGGCTCTACAATACCCGCACCTCCAGCTACATCACGCTGGAACACCTCGCGAAGATGACGCGTGAGGGGATCGACTACAAGGTGCTGGATGCCAAGTCCGGCGTGGACATCACCCATACGATCCTGACCCAGATCATCATGGAGGAAGAGGCCCATGGCGAGCAGATGCTCCCGGTCAACTTCCTGCGCGAACTCATTGCAATGTATGGCAATTCCATGCAGTCGCTGATCCCGCACTACCTTGAGGCGTCGATGGAGAACTTCCGCGCCAACCAGGCCAAGCTGAGCAAGGCCTTCGGGGACAGCATGGGTAACAACCCGCTCGCCAAGCTGGCGGAACAGAATATGGCGATGTTCAAGGCCGCGGCCTCGGCCTTCATGCCGGGGGCCGAAGTGCCCGAGGCGAAGCCTGCTACCGCTGCGGAAGAGTCGCCCTCCGACCTTTCCGCACTGCGCGATCAGATGGCCGAAATCCAGAAGAGGCTTGACGCGCTGGGTAAATAA
- a CDS encoding pyruvate dehydrogenase complex dihydrolipoamide acetyltransferase produces MPIEIKMPALSPTMEEGKLAKWLVKEGDTVSSGDIMAEIETDKATMEFEAVDEGVIGKILVAEGTEGVKVGAVIAVLAGEGEDVSSIEAAPAAAPAPAPTAPEAAPAPAAAKAAAAPAPAASAPAAKTEGRSIASPLARRIAADKGIDLSTLTGTGPNGRIVKADVENAKPGAAAPKAAPAAAAAPAAATSSVEMADSTRALLDARVPHTVEKLSGMRKTIAKRLTQSKQEAPHIYLTVDVVLDKLMALRSQVNAQLEKRGIKVSVNDMLVKALGMALAEVPECNVTFAGDEIIKYERADVSVAVSIPNGLITPIVPDAGGKSFSQIATMTKDLGKRAKEGKLKPEEYQGGTASISNMGMMGITQFAAVINPPQSVILAIGAGVKRPWVMEDGSIGVATILTATGSFDHRGVDGADGARLMAAFKDFVENPLGMIA; encoded by the coding sequence ATGCCCATCGAGATCAAGATGCCCGCGCTTTCGCCCACCATGGAGGAAGGCAAGCTGGCCAAGTGGCTCGTCAAGGAGGGTGATACCGTCTCCTCCGGCGACATCATGGCGGAGATCGAGACGGACAAGGCGACCATGGAGTTCGAAGCCGTTGACGAAGGCGTCATCGGCAAGATCCTGGTGGCCGAGGGGACCGAAGGCGTTAAGGTCGGAGCCGTGATCGCGGTGCTGGCCGGCGAAGGTGAGGATGTGTCTTCGATCGAAGCCGCCCCCGCCGCAGCACCCGCACCGGCTCCCACCGCTCCCGAAGCCGCTCCCGCTCCTGCCGCCGCCAAGGCTGCTGCTGCTCCGGCGCCTGCCGCAAGCGCACCTGCTGCCAAGACCGAAGGCCGTTCGATTGCCTCGCCGCTCGCGCGCCGGATCGCTGCCGACAAGGGCATCGACCTGTCGACGCTGACCGGCACCGGCCCCAACGGTCGCATCGTCAAGGCGGACGTCGAGAATGCCAAGCCCGGTGCGGCTGCACCCAAGGCTGCGCCCGCTGCCGCAGCGGCTCCTGCCGCCGCGACGTCGAGCGTCGAGATGGCCGACAGCACCCGCGCGCTGCTCGATGCCCGTGTCCCGCACACGGTCGAGAAGCTTTCGGGCATGCGCAAGACCATCGCCAAGCGTCTGACCCAGTCCAAGCAGGAAGCGCCGCACATCTACCTGACGGTGGATGTGGTGCTCGACAAGCTGATGGCGCTGCGCTCGCAGGTCAACGCCCAGCTTGAAAAGCGCGGCATCAAGGTGTCGGTCAACGACATGCTGGTCAAGGCGCTCGGCATGGCTCTGGCCGAAGTGCCCGAGTGCAACGTGACCTTCGCCGGTGACGAGATCATCAAGTACGAGCGCGCCGACGTGTCGGTCGCGGTGTCGATCCCCAACGGCCTGATCACCCCGATCGTGCCGGACGCGGGCGGCAAGTCGTTCTCGCAGATCGCGACGATGACCAAGGACCTCGGCAAGCGCGCCAAGGAAGGTAAGCTCAAGCCCGAAGAGTATCAGGGCGGCACCGCCTCGATCTCGAACATGGGCATGATGGGCATCACGCAGTTCGCAGCCGTCATCAACCCGCCGCAGTCGGTGATCCTGGCGATCGGCGCGGGCGTGAAGCGCCCCTGGGTGATGGAAGACGGCTCGATCGGCGTTGCCACCATCCTGACCGCGACCGGCAGCTTCGACCACCGCGGTGTGGACGGGGCAGACGGCGCACGCCTGATGGCCGCGTTCAAGGACTTCGTCGAGAACCCGCTCGGGATGATCGCGTAA
- the proS gene encoding proline--tRNA ligase, whose product MPAIRHALTIKREDDFAQWFQEVISEAEMAEESGVRGCMVIKPWGYGIWERMQRLMDDRIKAAGVDNCYFPLFIPLSYFAKEAEHVDGFAKEMAVVTHHRLIGDGKGGLVPDPEAKLEEPLIVRPTSETVIGQAMARWVQSWRDLPLMVNQWANVVRWEMRTRMFLRTSEFLWQEGHTAHADREDALKETLRALEMYREFSENVLAMPVTTGEKPENERFPGAVATYSIEAMMQDGKALQAGTSHYLGTGFAKAAGIQYQDKEGQQQFAHTTSWGTSTRMVGGVIMVHGDDDGLRVPPAIAPQQIIILPMLRDNDEDAALLDYCEDLRKSLVSQFALGEPVRVLLDKRPGKATQKRWAWVKKGVPLILEIGGRDAAGGQVSMLRRDRLWNEAAKANFEALAKDDFVARAAAELEDIQASLHAEALARRDANITKVSTFDELAAFFSEDKRYPGWAEVVWARPTGEDLEGVVKRLKELKLTIRNTPLVGEPVAGECIFTGREAVERIYVARSY is encoded by the coding sequence GTGCCCGCCATCCGACACGCCCTCACGATCAAGCGCGAGGACGATTTCGCCCAGTGGTTCCAGGAAGTCATCTCCGAGGCTGAAATGGCCGAGGAATCGGGCGTTCGCGGTTGCATGGTCATCAAGCCGTGGGGCTACGGCATCTGGGAGCGCATGCAGCGCCTGATGGATGACCGGATCAAGGCCGCCGGTGTCGACAACTGCTACTTCCCGCTGTTCATTCCGCTGTCCTACTTCGCCAAGGAAGCCGAGCACGTCGATGGTTTCGCCAAGGAAATGGCGGTCGTCACCCATCACCGCCTGATCGGCGACGGCAAGGGCGGGCTGGTGCCCGATCCCGAAGCCAAGCTGGAAGAGCCGCTGATCGTGCGTCCCACTTCGGAGACGGTGATCGGTCAGGCGATGGCGCGCTGGGTGCAATCGTGGCGCGACCTGCCGCTGATGGTCAACCAGTGGGCCAACGTGGTCCGCTGGGAAATGCGCACGCGCATGTTCCTGCGCACCAGCGAGTTCCTCTGGCAGGAAGGGCACACCGCCCATGCCGATCGCGAGGATGCGCTGAAGGAAACGCTGCGCGCGCTCGAAATGTACCGCGAATTTTCCGAGAACGTGCTGGCGATGCCGGTCACGACCGGTGAAAAGCCCGAGAACGAGCGCTTCCCCGGTGCCGTCGCGACCTATTCGATCGAGGCGATGATGCAGGACGGCAAGGCGCTGCAGGCGGGCACCTCGCACTATCTCGGCACCGGGTTCGCCAAGGCGGCGGGCATCCAGTATCAGGACAAGGAAGGCCAGCAGCAGTTCGCGCACACCACCAGTTGGGGCACCTCCACCCGCATGGTCGGCGGTGTCATCATGGTCCATGGCGACGACGACGGCCTGCGCGTGCCGCCCGCGATTGCGCCGCAGCAGATCATCATCCTGCCGATGCTGCGCGACAACGACGAGGATGCGGCACTGCTCGATTACTGTGAGGACCTGCGCAAGTCGCTGGTGTCGCAGTTCGCGCTGGGCGAGCCGGTACGCGTGCTGCTCGACAAGCGTCCGGGCAAGGCCACGCAGAAGCGCTGGGCCTGGGTGAAGAAAGGCGTGCCGCTGATCCTGGAGATCGGCGGTCGCGATGCCGCAGGCGGTCAGGTCTCGATGCTGCGCCGCGACAGGTTGTGGAACGAGGCGGCCAAGGCCAATTTCGAGGCGCTGGCGAAGGACGATTTCGTCGCCCGTGCCGCAGCGGAGCTGGAAGACATTCAGGCCTCGCTCCATGCCGAGGCGCTGGCGCGCCGCGATGCGAACATCACCAAGGTTTCGACCTTCGACGAGCTGGCCGCGTTTTTCTCCGAAGACAAGCGCTATCCCGGCTGGGCCGAAGTGGTCTGGGCGCGGCCGACCGGTGAGGATCTGGAAGGCGTGGTCAAGCGCCTGAAGGAACTGAAGCTGACCATCCGCAACACCCCGCTGGTGGGCGAACCCGTTGCCGGTGAATGCATTTTCACGGGACGTGAGGCGGTCGAGCGGATATATGTTGCCCGATCGTACTAA
- a CDS encoding DUF805 domain-containing protein gives MFEAIRYNLANLTRFSGRDSRSTFWFYILFLVIVQVVVSMGLSMVAGGMMAVDAFHAASKGTDQVAIQHAMFGRMAGMMRVSMWGSAVLSLVMTLLVSASFTRRLHDSGKPGWITAIVVLLQSATAILTIGMIGEMVSYMSHLTPEDPVAMQASIKAHQAKFAAQGALGWLPLLIVVVFGVWPSSDGDNRYGPEPDHL, from the coding sequence GTGTTCGAGGCTATTCGCTATAATCTCGCCAACCTGACCCGGTTTTCGGGACGGGACTCGCGCTCCACCTTCTGGTTCTACATCCTGTTTCTGGTGATCGTGCAGGTCGTCGTCTCGATGGGCCTGTCGATGGTGGCAGGCGGCATGATGGCGGTCGATGCCTTCCATGCCGCCAGCAAGGGGACCGATCAGGTGGCTATCCAGCATGCGATGTTCGGCCGGATGGCGGGCATGATGCGCGTCTCCATGTGGGGCTCTGCCGTGCTGTCGCTGGTGATGACGTTGCTCGTCTCGGCGTCGTTCACGCGGCGGCTTCACGATTCGGGCAAGCCGGGCTGGATCACTGCCATCGTGGTGCTGCTGCAGAGCGCAACTGCAATCCTGACCATCGGCATGATCGGCGAGATGGTCAGCTACATGTCGCACCTGACGCCGGAAGATCCGGTGGCGATGCAGGCGTCCATAAAGGCTCATCAGGCCAAGTTCGCGGCGCAAGGTGCGCTGGGCTGGCTGCCGCTGCTGATCGTCGTGGTGTTCGGCGTCTGGCCGTCGAGCGATGGCGACAACCGCTATGGTCCGGAGCCTGATCACCTCTGA
- a CDS encoding SIMPL domain-containing protein, with product MKSTIALLMALPTLALATTAQAQTEPPQPQILVSATGIARTAPDRVTIGYTVRGEGTTSDTAITKLRDSALRIEGGVRNLAKDADLHTSDLNVAEIRPKECDANNYGTQRLSEGPCAVIGYVATMPVQVETGDVDDAGTLTGLISRLGGTYVGISRFSLHDDNAARAKALAQALADARNQAQMIADGSGRKLGPLLRVQDGDYRNVAPELMVTAMRAGEAPPPPPPPAPPAPIKVGMKPAPIETSARIMVSYALQ from the coding sequence GTGAAGTCGACTATCGCCTTACTGATGGCCCTGCCCACGCTTGCCTTGGCAACAACGGCCCAGGCCCAGACCGAACCGCCGCAACCGCAGATTCTCGTCTCCGCCACCGGCATCGCGCGCACCGCGCCGGACCGGGTGACAATCGGCTATACCGTGCGCGGCGAAGGAACCACGTCCGATACGGCCATCACGAAACTGCGCGACTCGGCGCTGAGGATCGAAGGCGGGGTCCGCAACCTTGCCAAGGATGCGGACCTGCATACGTCCGACCTCAACGTGGCGGAAATCCGCCCCAAGGAATGCGATGCCAACAACTACGGCACGCAGCGTCTGTCCGAAGGCCCCTGCGCCGTCATCGGCTATGTCGCGACGATGCCCGTGCAGGTCGAGACCGGCGATGTGGACGATGCGGGAACGCTGACCGGCCTCATCAGCCGTCTGGGTGGCACATACGTCGGGATCAGCCGCTTCTCGTTGCACGACGACAATGCCGCACGGGCCAAGGCTCTGGCGCAGGCCTTGGCCGATGCGCGCAATCAGGCGCAGATGATCGCCGACGGCTCGGGCCGCAAACTGGGGCCACTCCTGCGCGTGCAGGACGGGGATTATCGCAACGTCGCGCCGGAGCTCATGGTCACCGCCATGCGGGCTGGAGAAGCTCCTCCGCCACCCCCACCGCCTGCTCCGCCGGCACCGATCAAGGTCGGCATGAAGCCTGCGCCGATCGAGACGAGCGCACGGATCATGGTCTCCTACGCGCTGCAATAA
- a CDS encoding acyl-CoA thioesterase, protein MDAPARAVNNGRDPVIRVTAMPADANAYGDIFGGWLMSLMDSGAGLIAARHSHGRAVTVAMDGMQFHSPVRIGDEVSVYGTLERVGRTSMTISIEAWRRHRHEEEEVKVTQAVFTFVAVDENKRPRVIDQEI, encoded by the coding sequence ATGGACGCGCCCGCGCGTGCCGTGAACAATGGCCGCGATCCGGTGATCCGGGTAACGGCCATGCCCGCCGATGCCAACGCCTATGGCGACATCTTCGGCGGCTGGCTGATGAGCCTCATGGACTCGGGCGCGGGGCTGATCGCCGCGCGCCATTCGCACGGTCGCGCCGTTACGGTGGCGATGGACGGGATGCAGTTCCACTCGCCCGTCCGCATCGGCGACGAGGTTTCGGTCTACGGCACGCTGGAGCGTGTGGGCCGCACCTCGATGACGATCTCGATCGAGGCCTGGCGCCGGCATCGCCACGAGGAAGAAGAAGTGAAAGTGACCCAGGCAGTGTTCACTTTCGTCGCGGTGGACGAGAACAAGCGTCCCCGCGTGATCGATCAGGAGATTTGA